From one Culex quinquefasciatus strain JHB chromosome 3, VPISU_Cqui_1.0_pri_paternal, whole genome shotgun sequence genomic stretch:
- the LOC119770805 gene encoding uncharacterized protein LOC119770805 isoform X2 yields MSKSGDYFDRGLRMSQVMLPGSFFPDEINGNSATISSTGQLITKRAILLQPGCLFGSPNFPGRFLEGVATDAKRVDRQRRRSSCGVGGDKRTKSTGAFARTWPIR; encoded by the exons ATGAGCAAATCTGG GGACTATTTCGATCGTGGATTAAGGATGAGCCAAGTAATGCTGCCGGGGAGTTTCTTTCCGGATGAAATCAATGGAAACAGTGCAACAATCTCATCCACGGGTCAACTGATCACCAAGAGGGCAATCCTACTGCAACCAG GCTGCTTGTTTGGATCGCCAAATTTTCCTGGCCGTTTCCTGGAAGGCGTTGCTACAGATGCGAAAAGGGTAGACCGACAACGTAGACGGAGTTCCTGTGGTGTTGGTGGTGACAAGAGGACGAAATCAACCGGAGCCTTCGCGCGAACCTGGCCGATTCGATGA
- the LOC119770805 gene encoding uncharacterized protein LOC119770805 isoform X1: MTFRVLVLPSDGPGDYFDRGLRMSQVMLPGSFFPDEINGNSATISSTGQLITKRAILLQPGCLFGSPNFPGRFLEGVATDAKRVDRQRRRSSCGVGGDKRTKSTGAFARTWPIR; encoded by the exons ATGACGTTCCGGGTGTTGGTTCTGCCGAGTGACGGACCAGG GGACTATTTCGATCGTGGATTAAGGATGAGCCAAGTAATGCTGCCGGGGAGTTTCTTTCCGGATGAAATCAATGGAAACAGTGCAACAATCTCATCCACGGGTCAACTGATCACCAAGAGGGCAATCCTACTGCAACCAG GCTGCTTGTTTGGATCGCCAAATTTTCCTGGCCGTTTCCTGGAAGGCGTTGCTACAGATGCGAAAAGGGTAGACCGACAACGTAGACGGAGTTCCTGTGGTGTTGGTGGTGACAAGAGGACGAAATCAACCGGAGCCTTCGCGCGAACCTGGCCGATTCGATGA